From a single Mycolicibacterium mengxianglii genomic region:
- a CDS encoding RES domain-containing protein yields the protein MPTGDQIICPDTGFALVPATGQTVFRIAKTSYGAMNPPQRDNSVDRSKWSRWDVPNGSTVYGATDESCSYAEALAALRPAIDIQISDLFDDEENSDLTLEQVVAEEWAERSHMKPGSIPAGWRSERNMHQLILPTYGYFVDIAAAESISALFKNHGDVLAAAGVEHLTTSHVTSEQRALTTSIARIVHRGVLFDGSLPHGIYYMSKHDRAWECWAVWLRAVDDGKDVGSEPTKADAGTVIKKPHLNRPLKRVCDLFSLTCH from the coding sequence GTGCCGACCGGAGATCAAATCATCTGCCCAGACACTGGGTTTGCGCTAGTGCCCGCGACCGGTCAGACCGTCTTCCGAATCGCGAAGACGTCCTACGGCGCGATGAACCCTCCGCAGAGGGACAATTCCGTCGATCGGTCCAAGTGGAGCCGCTGGGATGTACCCAACGGAAGTACCGTGTACGGGGCGACCGATGAATCATGCAGCTACGCAGAGGCACTCGCAGCTCTCCGGCCTGCAATTGACATACAAATTTCTGATCTCTTCGACGACGAAGAGAACAGCGACCTGACACTAGAGCAGGTGGTGGCTGAGGAGTGGGCCGAGCGTAGCCACATGAAGCCAGGAAGCATTCCCGCTGGATGGCGCAGCGAACGAAACATGCACCAGCTCATCCTTCCAACCTACGGCTATTTTGTGGATATCGCTGCAGCAGAATCTATCTCGGCCCTCTTTAAGAACCATGGAGACGTTCTCGCCGCTGCTGGCGTGGAGCACCTAACAACAAGCCATGTCACAAGCGAGCAGCGGGCGTTGACGACGAGTATCGCCAGGATTGTTCACAGGGGGGTCCTTTTTGACGGATCCTTACCGCACGGCATCTACTACATGTCGAAGCACGACCGAGCGTGGGAATGCTGGGCGGTGTGGCTGAGAGCGGTGGATGACGGCAAGGATGTAGGTAGCGAGCCCACCAAAGCCGACGCCGGAACCGTCATTAAGAAGCCGCATCTAAATAGGCCGCTAAAGCGGGTCTGCGATCTATTCAGCCTCACCTGCCATTGA
- a CDS encoding AAA family ATPase yields the protein MDEKPLYVDIRSLLDGTMPEPPEPQLGRRTDGHCLVYAGQVNLIFGDPESGKTWLCLACAVEALQAGRRVLIIDLDHNGPAATVLRLLALGAPTEALRDPSRFRYCEPEDRLELRQVVDDCVVWRPAVAIVDSIGELLPLYGASSNSSDDFTMAHSNVLKPLAKAGAAVLAVDHLAKGADSRAAGPGGTAAKRRAIGGVSLRVKVKQPFTPGHGGSATLLVNKDRHGGLRAHCPVGDREPVAGTFKLLAFTEGVLEWQIYPPADGERNDDENAPAEDVAAIAELDPPPTTVEDARERLRWQKQRTANAMRTWRNQQGGNAA from the coding sequence GTGGACGAAAAGCCGCTCTACGTGGACATTCGGTCCTTGCTCGACGGAACCATGCCGGAACCGCCGGAACCGCAACTCGGTCGGCGAACCGATGGGCACTGCCTGGTCTACGCAGGACAGGTCAATCTGATCTTCGGCGACCCCGAGAGCGGAAAGACATGGCTGTGCCTTGCATGCGCGGTGGAGGCTCTCCAGGCGGGCCGCCGAGTTTTGATAATCGATTTGGATCACAACGGCCCGGCTGCCACAGTGCTGCGCCTGCTGGCACTGGGCGCTCCTACCGAAGCGTTACGCGACCCAAGCCGGTTCCGCTATTGCGAGCCGGAGGACAGGTTAGAGCTACGCCAGGTGGTCGACGACTGCGTGGTCTGGAGGCCGGCGGTCGCGATTGTGGACTCGATCGGCGAGCTGCTGCCGCTGTACGGCGCCAGCTCCAATTCAAGTGACGACTTCACGATGGCCCACTCCAATGTGCTGAAGCCACTCGCAAAGGCCGGCGCCGCTGTCTTAGCCGTTGACCACCTCGCTAAGGGGGCTGACTCGCGTGCGGCGGGCCCGGGAGGCACCGCAGCCAAGCGGCGCGCTATCGGCGGGGTGTCGCTGCGGGTGAAGGTCAAGCAGCCGTTCACTCCCGGACATGGGGGCAGCGCCACACTCCTGGTCAATAAAGACAGACACGGCGGGCTCCGCGCCCACTGCCCGGTTGGGGACCGCGAACCCGTCGCGGGCACCTTCAAACTGTTGGCCTTCACCGAAGGTGTTCTGGAGTGGCAGATCTATCCGCCTGCCGACGGTGAGCGCAACGACGACGAGAACGCACCCGCTGAAGACGTCGCCGCAATCGCTGAGCTGGATCCACCGCCGACGACCGTCGAGGATGCCCGCGAACGACTCAGGTGGCAGAAGCAACGCACCGCCAACGCGATGCGCACATGGCGTAACCAGCAGGGCGGAAACGCAGCATGA
- a CDS encoding DUF2742 domain-containing protein: MSVSPCNSQQVSFYEVTKFVDEQLSRSRENASWPMVGSPAWAVLDDYDPAKWAAILDAARHWALRLEANQTAWCDASRAVAAANDWGGTASSVHRREQFHASKPWMRREVVR; the protein is encoded by the coding sequence ATGAGCGTTTCGCCGTGCAACTCTCAGCAGGTCTCGTTCTACGAGGTCACCAAGTTCGTTGACGAACAGCTTTCGCGGTCCCGCGAAAACGCTTCCTGGCCGATGGTGGGGTCGCCGGCGTGGGCTGTTCTCGACGACTACGACCCGGCGAAGTGGGCGGCGATCTTAGACGCGGCTCGCCACTGGGCTCTCCGCCTGGAGGCAAATCAGACCGCGTGGTGCGACGCGTCGAGAGCCGTTGCAGCAGCCAACGACTGGGGCGGCACGGCCTCAAGCGTTCATCGACGTGAACAGTTCCACGCCTCGAAGCCGTGGATGCGCCGGGAGGTGGTCCGATGA
- a CDS encoding DUF6932 family protein, giving the protein MIPDLVDGHLPPGRFRCTLPELEARFAAHTDFSASTTRSPLFQGFIRYLAMWQLLEEESGIESSTLLRYVWVAGSFASNRLDPTDVDITPVIDGGVADNVRKRGIKQLTGHRESIKSRYGVEVFPITWVPVVSALSAAGRSAQEAAYISDRGKLDDFWQRRRTNEDVKAPPTVEECTTRRGYLEVVV; this is encoded by the coding sequence GTGATTCCCGATTTGGTGGATGGCCATCTTCCGCCCGGTCGTTTTCGATGCACGCTCCCGGAGCTAGAAGCGCGATTTGCAGCGCACACAGACTTTTCCGCGTCGACCACCCGTAGCCCCCTGTTTCAGGGCTTCATTCGGTACCTAGCTATGTGGCAACTACTCGAAGAAGAGTCGGGGATTGAATCATCTACCTTGCTGAGGTACGTGTGGGTCGCTGGGAGTTTTGCGTCAAACCGGCTAGACCCGACCGACGTCGATATAACCCCGGTCATCGACGGCGGCGTCGCGGATAATGTGCGAAAGCGTGGCATCAAGCAGTTGACCGGTCATCGCGAATCGATCAAGTCTCGATACGGCGTCGAGGTCTTTCCGATCACGTGGGTGCCGGTTGTGAGCGCCCTGTCGGCGGCGGGTAGATCGGCCCAGGAAGCCGCCTACATTTCAGACCGTGGCAAGCTGGACGACTTTTGGCAGAGGCGCCGAACAAACGAGGATGTTAAGGCGCCGCCGACCGTGGAAGAATGTACGACACGGCGAGGGTATCTGGAGGTGGTCGTGTGA
- a CDS encoding helix-turn-helix domain-containing protein: MRLSNSEIEEALFCVNEVIGWRQRFHQPAPSWMVQLARRFNTASLMSDTGHETGCDEPELESEFLLIGSTEAAEILGLTTRHLGRLARDLDGEKISNRWLFNRNTVIEYAKEKHRG; encoded by the coding sequence ATGCGACTGTCCAACAGCGAGATTGAGGAAGCACTGTTCTGTGTCAATGAGGTGATCGGCTGGCGGCAACGCTTCCACCAGCCGGCCCCCTCGTGGATGGTGCAACTCGCAAGACGCTTCAACACCGCCTCACTCATGTCTGATACCGGACATGAAACCGGCTGTGATGAACCAGAATTGGAGTCAGAGTTCCTCCTCATTGGCTCCACTGAGGCGGCCGAGATACTCGGCCTGACGACCCGACACCTCGGCCGCCTCGCCCGAGACCTCGACGGCGAGAAGATCAGCAACCGCTGGCTTTTCAACCGCAACACCGTCATCGAATACGCGAAAGAGAAACACCGTGGCTAA